One Chitinophaga varians DNA segment encodes these proteins:
- the fabD gene encoding ACP S-malonyltransferase: protein MKAVIFPGQGAQYKGMGKDLFRVYRTETDKASEILGYNLEELCLHDPRRQLGSTAFTQPALYVVNALHYYEYEKREIAYFAGHSLGEYNALLAAGAFDFETGLRLVKKRGELMAAASNGGMAAVLGPDVVTLKRKLEEAGYTDIDIANYNTPSQTVIAGRQEQIKNVIKQFEQEGIRIIPLYVSAPFHSRYMKPAADEFGVFLEGFRFSPLQVPVISNVSAKPYTDDDIKSLLTVQIASPVRWMDSIRFLMGRRVTTYDEIGGGILTKMVNEIREKTTPVMEEPLSATAPEQQGGLATRLGNARFRKEYGLKYAYLAGGMYRGIASRELVVRMAKAGMLGFLGTAGMGLHDIEENIKHIQSALNNGEVYGMNLIHNLTDPGLEMETVQLYIKYGVRKIEAAAFMQITRALVYYKLKGIRKEGEDIICDNKILAKLSRPEVAEAFMSPAPEKIVNELLDEGLINAEQAALARRVPMSADICVEADSGGHTDGGIALVLLPAVQELRAVMEKRYHYDCPIHIGLAGGIGAPQAIVCAFMMGADFVLTGSINQCTVEAGTSDTVKDLLMDMNVQDTAYAPAGDMFEIGAQVQVLRKGVLFPARANKLYALYNQFAALEEIPEKTLQQLEKNYFKKPVAGVWDETVAYFRRQGNEAIVTKALQNPKSKMALVFRWYFGYCARLSFEGNRDDLVNYQVHTGPAMGAFNQWVKGTALENWRNRHVDEIGIKLMEAAAQLLQDKLALFAESRHHIKNN from the coding sequence ATGAAAGCAGTTATATTTCCCGGTCAGGGAGCCCAATATAAAGGAATGGGAAAGGACCTGTTCCGGGTATACAGAACTGAAACGGACAAAGCTTCTGAAATACTGGGTTATAACCTGGAAGAGCTTTGTCTGCATGACCCTCGCAGGCAACTTGGAAGTACGGCGTTTACACAGCCGGCGTTGTATGTGGTGAATGCGTTGCATTATTATGAATATGAGAAACGGGAAATCGCCTATTTCGCAGGGCACAGCCTGGGGGAGTATAATGCGCTGCTTGCTGCGGGAGCTTTTGACTTTGAGACGGGACTAAGACTGGTGAAAAAACGGGGCGAATTGATGGCTGCAGCCTCCAATGGAGGAATGGCGGCAGTATTGGGCCCTGATGTTGTCACCCTTAAGCGGAAGCTGGAGGAAGCCGGTTATACAGATATAGATATTGCTAACTATAATACACCCAGTCAAACAGTTATCGCTGGTAGGCAGGAGCAGATAAAAAATGTCATTAAACAATTTGAGCAGGAAGGTATCCGGATTATCCCACTCTATGTGAGCGCTCCGTTTCATTCCCGTTACATGAAACCTGCAGCTGATGAGTTTGGCGTCTTTCTGGAAGGTTTCCGTTTTTCCCCGTTACAGGTGCCTGTAATATCGAATGTTTCAGCAAAACCATATACTGATGACGATATAAAATCGCTGTTGACCGTACAGATAGCGAGTCCTGTCCGCTGGATGGATTCAATCCGCTTTTTAATGGGGCGGCGGGTAACGACGTATGATGAAATAGGAGGAGGAATTTTAACTAAAATGGTAAATGAGATCCGGGAGAAAACCACGCCGGTAATGGAGGAGCCCTTATCGGCAACAGCTCCTGAACAGCAGGGAGGACTGGCTACCAGGCTGGGCAACGCGCGGTTCAGAAAGGAATATGGTCTGAAATACGCCTATCTGGCCGGTGGCATGTACAGGGGAATTGCTTCCCGGGAGCTGGTGGTGCGTATGGCAAAGGCAGGTATGTTGGGGTTTCTGGGCACTGCGGGCATGGGATTGCATGACATCGAAGAAAATATAAAACATATTCAAAGCGCACTGAACAACGGCGAAGTTTACGGGATGAACCTCATACATAATTTGACCGATCCCGGGCTGGAGATGGAGACTGTACAGCTTTATATAAAATACGGAGTCCGCAAAATAGAGGCGGCGGCCTTTATGCAGATAACCCGGGCGCTTGTCTATTATAAATTAAAAGGAATAAGGAAGGAGGGAGAAGATATCATTTGTGATAACAAAATCCTGGCGAAGTTGTCCCGGCCGGAAGTAGCAGAAGCATTTATGAGCCCGGCTCCTGAAAAAATAGTGAATGAATTGCTCGATGAAGGACTGATCAATGCAGAGCAGGCCGCACTGGCCCGCAGGGTGCCTATGAGTGCCGACATCTGCGTGGAGGCCGATTCAGGAGGTCATACAGATGGAGGCATTGCGCTGGTATTACTGCCGGCTGTTCAGGAGCTCAGGGCTGTGATGGAAAAAAGGTACCACTATGACTGTCCGATACACATTGGTTTGGCGGGCGGTATCGGCGCACCCCAGGCCATTGTATGTGCTTTTATGATGGGCGCCGATTTTGTGCTTACCGGATCTATTAATCAATGCACCGTTGAAGCCGGTACAAGCGATACGGTAAAGGACCTGTTGATGGACATGAATGTGCAGGATACAGCATATGCTCCCGCCGGAGATATGTTTGAAATTGGCGCGCAGGTGCAGGTATTGAGAAAGGGCGTCCTGTTTCCTGCAAGGGCCAATAAATTATACGCACTCTACAATCAATTCGCCGCATTGGAGGAGATACCCGAAAAAACGCTGCAACAGCTGGAGAAAAATTACTTTAAAAAGCCAGTTGCCGGTGTTTGGGATGAAACAGTGGCATATTTCCGCAGACAAGGGAATGAAGCCATAGTCACCAAAGCTTTACAGAACCCCAAAAGCAAAATGGCATTGGTATTTCGCTGGTATTTCGGCTATTGTGCCAGGTTGTCTTTTGAGGGCAACAGAGATGATCTGGTCAATTATCAGGTGCATACAGGACCAGCTATGGGAGCTTTCAATCAATGGGTGAAGGGAACAGCGCTGGAAAACTGGAGAAACAGGCATGTCGATGAAATCGGTATCAAACTGATGGAAGCTGCTGCACAGCTGCTGCAGGATAAATTAGCCCTGTTTGCGGAAAGCAGGCATCATATTAAAAATAACTGA
- the aepY gene encoding phosphonopyruvate decarboxylase has translation MLNTALFAGMLNKHGINFFAGVPDSVLEPFCSYLDDTLDAQSHVITPNEGSAVALAAGHYLSTGKLPVVYLQNAGLGNAVNPLTSLTNTDASRIPMLLMIGWRGFPGEKDEPQHRLMGSMMEQLLALMNIPYEILSADFQEATEQVGRLSATAALSSTPVALLVKKHTFEPFRREIQQAYDLYREDAICVLLEELRESVFVSTTGKCAREVYELRQLSGQPHERDFYNVGAMGHASMIALGIAMGSPKQHVCCLDGDGALLMHLGALANIGSLQPADFIHVILNNGAHDSVGGQRTLAMDIDIPAIARGNGYKYVYTVSGAADLTQAVRELKALGALGLIEVKIANGVRKEPVRPDEAPHLLKDQLMKHLRNRDRAAL, from the coding sequence ATGTTAAACACAGCGTTATTTGCAGGCATGCTGAACAAGCATGGGATTAATTTTTTTGCAGGCGTACCAGACTCCGTGCTGGAGCCCTTTTGCAGTTACCTGGATGATACCCTGGATGCGCAAAGCCATGTCATTACGCCTAATGAAGGAAGTGCCGTAGCGCTGGCAGCCGGGCATTATCTCAGTACCGGCAAGTTGCCGGTTGTATATCTGCAGAATGCGGGTCTTGGCAACGCGGTAAATCCGCTTACTTCCCTGACCAATACAGATGCCAGCAGAATTCCTATGCTTCTGATGATCGGCTGGAGGGGTTTCCCGGGAGAAAAAGACGAGCCTCAGCACAGGTTAATGGGAAGTATGATGGAACAGTTGTTGGCACTGATGAACATACCTTATGAAATCCTGTCGGCAGACTTTCAGGAGGCGACTGAACAGGTTGGCCGCCTGTCGGCAACCGCGGCCTTATCTTCCACGCCTGTGGCCCTGTTGGTGAAGAAGCACACATTTGAGCCATTCCGCAGAGAGATACAGCAGGCATACGACCTATATCGTGAAGATGCCATTTGCGTATTGCTGGAGGAACTGAGAGAGTCGGTGTTCGTTTCCACCACCGGAAAATGTGCACGGGAAGTATATGAATTGCGTCAATTGTCCGGGCAACCTCATGAGCGGGATTTTTACAATGTTGGCGCTATGGGCCATGCTTCCATGATCGCATTAGGAATTGCCATGGGCAGTCCGAAGCAGCATGTTTGTTGCCTCGACGGCGATGGAGCCTTACTGATGCATCTTGGGGCGTTGGCCAATATTGGCAGCCTGCAACCGGCTGATTTTATTCATGTGATACTGAATAACGGCGCGCATGATTCGGTAGGAGGACAGCGGACGCTTGCTATGGATATTGATATCCCCGCAATAGCGCGCGGCAATGGGTATAAATATGTGTACACCGTTTCAGGGGCAGCTGACCTTACGCAGGCTGTACGTGAATTAAAGGCACTGGGAGCATTGGGGCTGATTGAAGTTAAAATAGCAAACGGCGTCAGAAAAGAACCGGTACGGCCGGATGAAGCTCCGCATCTGTTAAAAGACCAATTGATGAAGCATCTCCGGAATAGAGACCGCGCTGCATTGTAG
- a CDS encoding adenylyltransferase/cytidyltransferase family protein, with amino-acid sequence MTRPNVYLGMCADLIHHGHINILREAAKYGNVIVGLLTDAAMASYKRFPHLPYESRKEIVESIKYVHKVLPQYTLDYSDNLELIRPEFVMHGDDWKDGIQATTRMNIIRQLEKWNGKLIEVPYTKGISSTIIQEALPGPSRSGRLKSLLVLLEGNLQENPLTIIDISSPLFVDVIRNKMPHVSVHALRYYHYKQYPYTDTDFVNFSILSIQEILRNTSYPLLHSIGLVTDINATRDYLIHLQALGVSGVTFELDDRDDQRDDCLKLIAGVVAGFRKISTASDFLLFAEIPATVPEKEVLAAIAVLAANGVSGIVISCMPAGTDQADLLTRIKDHFPEILIMRGIQHPDTLTRTSGTGYDAFFMEKYDRSMLYAFSAEHDYAG; translated from the coding sequence ATGACAAGACCGAATGTATACCTTGGTATGTGTGCCGATCTGATCCATCACGGCCATATCAATATTCTAAGGGAGGCAGCGAAATACGGAAATGTGATTGTTGGGCTGCTGACAGACGCCGCCATGGCCTCCTATAAGAGATTTCCCCATCTTCCCTACGAAAGTAGAAAGGAAATCGTGGAAAGTATAAAGTATGTACACAAAGTACTGCCCCAGTATACGCTGGATTATTCCGACAATCTGGAATTGATCAGGCCTGAATTTGTCATGCATGGGGATGACTGGAAAGATGGGATACAGGCAACTACCCGCATGAACATTATCCGGCAGCTGGAAAAGTGGAATGGGAAGTTGATAGAAGTCCCATACACTAAAGGAATTTCTTCTACCATTATCCAGGAGGCTCTTCCGGGCCCGTCACGGTCCGGCAGGCTGAAAAGCCTGCTTGTCTTGCTGGAAGGCAATCTTCAGGAAAATCCGTTGACTATTATAGATATCAGCAGTCCTCTTTTTGTGGATGTCATCAGGAATAAGATGCCCCATGTATCTGTTCATGCTTTACGCTACTATCATTATAAGCAATATCCCTACACAGACACGGATTTTGTGAATTTTTCGATTTTGTCTATCCAGGAGATATTAAGAAATACGAGTTATCCGCTGTTGCACAGTATCGGACTGGTGACTGACATAAATGCCACCAGAGACTATCTGATACATCTACAGGCACTCGGCGTGTCGGGAGTGACGTTTGAATTGGATGACAGAGATGACCAGCGGGATGACTGTTTGAAACTCATTGCCGGAGTGGTGGCCGGTTTCAGGAAAATATCAACAGCAAGCGATTTTTTACTCTTCGCCGAAATCCCGGCTACTGTTCCGGAAAAGGAAGTGCTGGCGGCAATTGCAGTGCTGGCCGCGAACGGTGTCAGCGGAATAGTTATTTCCTGCATGCCAGCGGGCACTGACCAGGCCGATTTGTTGACGCGCATAAAGGACCACTTCCCCGAAATACTGATAATGCGGGGCATTCAGCATCCTGATACCCTCACCAGAACGTCCGGTACGGGATACGATGCTTTTTTTATGGAGAAATATGATCGCAGTATGTTGTATGCCTTTTCTGCAGAACATGATTACGCGGGATAA
- a CDS encoding hydroxymethylglutaryl-CoA synthase family protein gives MNAGIEAMNIYCGIASLDVGLLAKARGLDNQRFENLLMREKSVPMPFEDPVSNGVNAAWPIISRLSKEERDQIDMVITCTESGVDFGKSISTYLHHYLGLNRNCRLFELKNACYSGAAGLQMAVNYILSQSSPGRKALVVCTDMLRMGVVEESLEMAFAEPSSGSGAVAMLVSDYPVLFKVDRGASGYYGYEIMDTCRPVPDAEAGNADLSLLSYLDCCENTFREYQKRVEGADYQSSFDYLVFHTPFGGMVKGAHRTNMRKFRRAKPEEIEADFANRVLPSLMYCQRVGNIMGATTFLALASAVDNGSFPQPKRLGVFSYGSGCCAEFFSGTVTGQSREKLRQFELSRHLDERMALSMTEYEETIRANAGLKFGTRNYKVDTTAFSGIFNRLKGNNRLVFSGINDYHRLYEWV, from the coding sequence ATGAATGCCGGAATTGAAGCAATGAACATCTATTGCGGTATAGCCTCGCTGGATGTGGGCTTATTGGCAAAGGCAAGAGGTCTGGACAATCAGCGTTTTGAAAATCTGTTGATGAGAGAAAAATCGGTGCCTATGCCCTTTGAAGACCCCGTTTCCAACGGTGTAAACGCAGCATGGCCTATTATCAGCCGCCTTTCGAAGGAGGAAAGGGACCAGATAGATATGGTCATTACCTGTACCGAATCGGGGGTTGACTTTGGCAAGTCGATCAGTACCTATCTGCATCATTATTTGGGATTAAACAGGAACTGCAGGTTGTTTGAACTGAAGAATGCCTGTTATTCAGGTGCAGCGGGGCTTCAGATGGCGGTCAACTATATACTCAGCCAGTCTTCACCGGGCCGTAAGGCGCTGGTGGTTTGCACGGACATGTTGAGAATGGGGGTGGTAGAAGAGTCGCTGGAGATGGCATTTGCTGAACCCAGTTCCGGCTCAGGGGCGGTGGCTATGCTGGTCAGTGATTATCCGGTTCTATTTAAAGTAGACAGGGGGGCCAGCGGGTATTATGGTTATGAAATTATGGATACGTGCCGCCCGGTCCCCGACGCGGAGGCCGGGAATGCTGATCTTTCCCTGCTTTCTTATCTGGATTGTTGTGAGAACACTTTCAGGGAATATCAGAAAAGGGTGGAAGGTGCCGATTATCAGTCTTCTTTCGATTATCTCGTTTTTCATACGCCGTTTGGCGGCATGGTGAAAGGTGCTCACCGAACCAATATGAGAAAATTCAGACGGGCAAAACCTGAGGAGATAGAAGCGGATTTCGCCAATCGTGTATTGCCTTCATTGATGTATTGTCAACGCGTAGGCAATATCATGGGTGCTACAACGTTCCTTGCGCTGGCCAGTGCCGTTGATAACGGCAGTTTCCCACAGCCGAAAAGGCTGGGTGTTTTTTCCTATGGTTCCGGCTGTTGCGCTGAATTTTTCAGCGGCACAGTAACGGGGCAGTCAAGGGAGAAACTACGCCAGTTTGAGCTTTCCAGGCATCTTGATGAACGGATGGCCCTATCTATGACAGAATATGAAGAAACGATCCGGGCAAATGCAGGCCTTAAATTTGGAACGAGAAATTATAAGGTGGACACAACTGCATTCAGCGGGATTTTCAACCGACTGAAGGGAAATAACCGGTTGGTTTTCTCCGGGATAAACGACTATCACAGACTATACGAATGGGTGTAA
- a CDS encoding non-ribosomal peptide synthetase gives MDTPAVIFRSQQLSFRELESRSNQLAHHLSRLGIKPRTMVPIMVSRGINMIVGLLGIMKAGCAYVPIDGSFPAERVDFILKDINAGMIILDDTVADLFRGNNRVSVTVNMDADADKIAQENVERLPVDISPSDLAYVIYTSGSTGTPKGVMVEHRNLASLTHNLTQRWGMRKGMRIGAMGPYTFDLSVLELVCVLAIGITIVLIDETDPAVIWRQLEEHQVNVVQLTPSRLNLLTYAETDLSPLRRLEILMVGGEHLQERTFRRLKEELKEVRIYNVYGPTEATVWSSSLAIHESEILGIGTPLLYERLYITDDQGNLLPVGLTGEICIGGSGVARGYLNKAELTAEKFVPDRFGRKPGARLYRTGDIGKQMADGTFVFLGRKDDQVKIRGYRIEIGEVENALLRVTGIEHAAVKCVTDKGGNNLLVGYYVSQQELSNQDIIAQLKDVLPSYMVPSVLTKLSAIPLNNNGKIDRKALPDLKDHHNSERRYVAPENELEERLVAIWKDLLGIEQIGTADNFFEIGGHSLLVVDLIARIKKAFSVEISLPMIFQLKNIAAIAAYMEISATAANVPVEEAAYDIYDL, from the coding sequence ATGGATACACCTGCAGTTATATTTAGAAGTCAACAGCTGAGTTTTCGTGAGCTGGAAAGCCGCTCCAATCAGCTGGCACATCATCTCAGCAGACTTGGTATAAAGCCCCGGACAATGGTGCCGATCATGGTCAGCCGGGGAATTAACATGATCGTGGGGTTACTGGGCATTATGAAGGCCGGTTGCGCCTATGTTCCGATTGACGGCAGTTTCCCGGCAGAACGGGTGGATTTTATATTGAAAGATATTAATGCCGGTATGATCATTCTGGATGATACCGTGGCAGATCTGTTCCGTGGAAATAATCGTGTGTCCGTTACTGTTAATATGGATGCTGACGCAGATAAGATAGCGCAGGAGAACGTGGAAAGACTTCCGGTAGATATAAGTCCGTCTGACCTTGCATATGTAATTTATACGTCCGGTTCCACAGGAACTCCCAAAGGCGTAATGGTAGAGCACCGTAACCTGGCCAGCCTTACCCACAATCTTACGCAGCGGTGGGGTATGAGGAAAGGTATGCGGATTGGCGCAATGGGACCATATACATTTGATCTGTCCGTATTGGAACTGGTGTGTGTGTTAGCGATAGGGATTACAATTGTGTTGATAGATGAGACTGACCCCGCTGTTATATGGAGGCAGCTGGAGGAGCATCAGGTAAATGTAGTGCAGCTTACACCATCAAGACTAAATCTCCTGACCTATGCAGAAACAGACCTGTCGCCCTTACGCCGTCTGGAAATACTCATGGTTGGCGGAGAGCATCTGCAGGAACGAACTTTCCGACGGCTGAAAGAAGAATTAAAGGAAGTACGCATCTATAACGTGTACGGACCGACTGAGGCGACAGTCTGGAGTAGCTCTCTTGCTATTCATGAAAGCGAGATACTGGGGATCGGTACGCCCCTGTTGTATGAGCGACTATATATAACAGACGATCAGGGGAATTTGCTTCCTGTAGGTTTAACGGGCGAAATCTGTATCGGTGGCAGCGGTGTTGCCAGAGGATATCTGAATAAAGCGGAGCTCACGGCGGAAAAATTCGTGCCTGACAGGTTTGGCAGAAAACCAGGAGCCAGATTGTACCGCACCGGCGATATAGGCAAACAAATGGCCGACGGCACTTTCGTATTCCTTGGAAGGAAAGATGACCAGGTAAAGATCCGGGGATACAGAATTGAAATAGGAGAGGTGGAAAATGCACTGTTGCGGGTAACAGGTATTGAACATGCGGCTGTAAAATGTGTGACAGACAAAGGTGGGAATAACCTGCTCGTTGGGTATTATGTGTCACAGCAGGAATTGAGCAATCAGGATATTATTGCTCAACTGAAGGACGTGCTGCCCTCTTATATGGTTCCGTCCGTATTAACGAAATTGTCTGCCATACCACTTAACAATAACGGGAAAATAGACAGGAAGGCGCTTCCTGACCTCAAGGACCATCATAATAGCGAGCGGAGGTACGTCGCGCCTGAAAATGAGCTGGAAGAGCGATTGGTGGCAATATGGAAGGATCTGTTGGGGATAGAGCAGATAGGAACAGCAGATAACTTTTTCGAGATTGGGGGTCATTCCCTGCTGGTGGTTGACCTGATTGCCCGTATCAAAAAGGCGTTTTCCGTGGAGATATCACTCCCGATGATCTTCCAACTGAAAAACATCGCAGCTATTGCAGCGTATATGGAGATTTCGGCAACAGCAGCCAACGTGCCGGTCGAGGAAGCAGCTTATGACATTTATGACTTGTAA
- a CDS encoding beta-ketoacyl synthase N-terminal-like domain-containing protein has translation MSGMSVRVTGMGIATPVATGCRSYTAAISKGETRFSILSMESGGEIFRFPFSGLETNSFQPLTETLQLDGDIIRKAKQFRHISHSTRTGLYCALEAWSDAGLNGDNTDLSRVAVISCGSNTQHAMYKDIMDNYHDKLRFINPAYGFGFFDTDIVGVLSELLKIRGEGYCIGAASASGNMGIINGCRLLLGGEYDVVLVVAPLMDLSVFEYQAIAALGAMAPAADVPSAICRPFDRMHNGFVYGQSAGCMILESETHAAARNRGAYGTIRGYGVCMDANRNPNPSAAGEKTAIIKAIAAANLTPAQISYVNTHGTGSKAGDLAEVEAILGAGLAGVRANSTKSLIGHGLSAAGVVEAITTLLQMNGGFLHPTSNLDTPVSNEIDWVRGTMIEAGIEYAVSNGFGFGGINTAIVLSKD, from the coding sequence ATGAGCGGAATGTCTGTACGTGTAACCGGAATGGGCATCGCAACACCGGTCGCCACGGGTTGCCGGTCATATACAGCCGCCATCAGTAAGGGAGAGACCCGGTTCTCGATATTATCAATGGAATCAGGAGGGGAAATATTCAGATTTCCTTTCAGCGGGCTGGAGACAAACTCTTTTCAGCCGTTGACGGAGACGCTGCAGCTGGATGGAGATATTATCCGGAAGGCCAAACAGTTCAGGCATATTTCCCATAGCACCCGGACTGGCTTGTATTGCGCGCTGGAAGCCTGGTCAGACGCTGGTCTTAACGGGGATAACACAGATCTGTCAAGGGTGGCTGTCATCTCTTGCGGCAGTAATACGCAACATGCGATGTATAAGGATATCATGGACAATTACCATGACAAGCTGCGGTTTATCAACCCGGCTTACGGATTTGGTTTTTTTGATACGGATATCGTGGGGGTACTGTCTGAATTACTGAAGATACGCGGTGAAGGGTATTGTATAGGCGCGGCTTCCGCCAGTGGCAATATGGGGATCATAAACGGCTGCCGGTTGCTGTTGGGAGGTGAATATGACGTCGTGTTGGTGGTGGCGCCTCTTATGGACCTTTCCGTGTTTGAATACCAGGCGATTGCCGCCCTTGGTGCGATGGCTCCTGCAGCAGATGTTCCGTCGGCTATCTGCCGGCCCTTTGATAGAATGCATAACGGGTTCGTGTACGGACAATCTGCGGGCTGCATGATATTGGAATCGGAGACGCATGCAGCTGCCAGGAACAGGGGCGCTTATGGAACGATCAGGGGGTACGGGGTGTGTATGGATGCGAATAGGAATCCGAACCCGTCTGCAGCAGGTGAAAAAACGGCGATTATAAAGGCGATTGCCGCGGCCAACCTAACGCCTGCGCAGATCAGCTATGTTAATACACATGGCACGGGCTCCAAGGCCGGTGATCTGGCTGAAGTGGAGGCCATACTTGGTGCAGGCCTGGCAGGTGTCAGGGCTAACAGTACGAAGTCGCTCATTGGGCATGGATTGTCCGCAGCCGGAGTGGTGGAAGCTATTACCACCCTGTTACAAATGAATGGAGGCTTTCTCCATCCAACGTCTAACCTGGACACTCCGGTCAGTAATGAAATAGACTGGGTAAGGGGCACAATGATCGAAGCCGGGATTGAATATGCTGTCAGCAACGGTTTTGGCTTTGGTGGAATAAATACCGCTATTGTTTTAAGTAAGGACTAA
- a CDS encoding phosphopantetheine-binding protein, whose amino-acid sequence MKDKIINLIKENLIEIIPELEGTTVMSDVSLVDLGANSIDRAELITVTLERLQLDISRVEFATANSIEDIATLIEKKLPA is encoded by the coding sequence ATGAAAGATAAGATCATTAACCTGATAAAGGAGAATCTCATAGAAATCATTCCGGAGCTGGAAGGTACCACAGTGATGAGTGATGTAAGTCTGGTAGATCTTGGCGCGAATTCGATTGACAGGGCGGAACTTATTACCGTTACGCTGGAACGATTGCAACTGGACATTTCACGTGTTGAATTTGCTACTGCAAACAGCATCGAGGACATAGCAACGTTGATCGAAAAGAAGCTGCCGGCATGA
- a CDS encoding condensation domain-containing protein, producing the protein MGVIAKATRAGIRFFLEDDKVKFGVPKDVAVNKALLEEIRAYRDEIRAILAGDAVWFEEATFRGTSFPDDQDTFDVTIQQRKAYLKFLLLGDSSFNVSFNIKIENPDRELLEESLNALIDRHESLRTTFITLGGKLQQRVHRSAPAIPQIRYVHAADTAGGGDLRKIYLECMAIRFNLEKGPLLDVMAVVYPDGSNVLFFTAHHAISDDISSRIFESDFTRLYHSKCRETLPALKLQYKEYASWVTTFAATEKFKSAKRLYLDKIKASLSMENAVVQRSYRKELKTEMESIPGNAAALYYEEALGTMANINPKPGSSYISFMQKALLEKARKLAVSCDSSLFMTLMAVFGLLFIRQHRRKMLRMGITFNTRVFEDLTKVTGWFTGDAIACLEADEDLSIYQFIRSSTMLMLDVSRFRFYPYEQIIHELDVPLDVLIPLQLNLIHKTDMEYNDLTPVHMEATYNHYDFKCNLIEFGNCVLMKTDYNRNTHSKEDIEQVMEAYLSLIELLSDKDVLSTKLAVCY; encoded by the coding sequence ATGGGGGTAATAGCAAAGGCGACACGGGCTGGAATACGTTTTTTCCTCGAAGATGACAAAGTAAAGTTTGGGGTACCCAAAGACGTTGCTGTCAACAAAGCATTACTGGAAGAGATCCGTGCATACAGAGACGAGATCAGGGCAATTCTGGCGGGGGATGCAGTGTGGTTTGAGGAAGCTACGTTCCGCGGGACCAGTTTCCCCGACGACCAGGACACTTTTGATGTTACCATACAACAGCGGAAGGCTTACCTGAAGTTTCTTCTGCTGGGAGATTCCAGTTTCAATGTCTCCTTCAATATAAAAATTGAAAATCCGGACAGAGAACTTTTAGAGGAATCGCTCAACGCACTGATTGACCGGCATGAGAGCCTGAGGACAACTTTTATTACCCTGGGGGGTAAACTACAACAGCGGGTTCACCGCAGTGCGCCGGCCATTCCGCAGATCAGGTATGTACATGCTGCTGATACGGCGGGTGGTGGCGATCTCCGGAAAATCTATCTGGAGTGTATGGCTATCCGGTTCAATCTGGAAAAAGGGCCGTTGCTGGATGTGATGGCCGTTGTGTATCCGGATGGGTCAAATGTGTTGTTCTTTACGGCCCATCACGCTATTTCAGACGATATTTCTTCCAGGATCTTTGAGAGCGACTTCACCCGGCTCTATCACTCAAAGTGCAGGGAAACGCTGCCGGCTTTAAAACTACAATACAAAGAATATGCTTCCTGGGTAACAACGTTTGCTGCAACAGAAAAATTCAAGTCGGCAAAACGTTTGTACCTGGATAAAATCAAGGCCAGCCTGTCAATGGAAAATGCCGTAGTGCAACGGTCGTACCGGAAGGAATTAAAAACGGAAATGGAAAGCATTCCGGGGAATGCTGCGGCACTGTATTATGAAGAGGCATTGGGAACGATGGCCAATATTAACCCTAAGCCGGGATCTTCCTATATATCCTTTATGCAGAAAGCGTTGTTGGAAAAAGCCAGAAAGCTGGCCGTTTCATGTGACTCTTCCTTGTTTATGACATTGATGGCTGTTTTCGGGCTGCTTTTTATCAGACAACACCGGCGTAAAATGCTACGAATGGGCATCACCTTTAACACCAGGGTATTTGAGGATCTTACTAAAGTAACCGGCTGGTTTACGGGAGACGCCATTGCTTGTCTGGAAGCTGATGAAGATCTCAGTATTTACCAGTTTATCAGAAGCAGCACTATGTTGATGCTGGATGTCTCCAGGTTTCGCTTCTATCCCTATGAGCAAATCATTCACGAGCTGGATGTTCCGCTGGATGTGTTAATTCCACTCCAGTTAAATCTGATCCATAAAACGGATATGGAGTATAATGATCTTACCCCTGTGCATATGGAAGCCACTTATAATCATTATGATTTCAAATGCAACCTTATAGAGTTTGGCAATTGTGTGTTAATGAAGACGGATTATAATCGCAACACACATTCAAAGGAAGATATTGAACAGGTGATGGAAGCGTATCTGTCGCTGATTGAATTATTGTCCGATAAAGACGTGTTGTCCACGAAGCTGGCTGTTTGTTATTAA